One region of Paraburkholderia phymatum STM815 genomic DNA includes:
- a CDS encoding potassium channel family protein: MWIYRVDEPRLGAVRVREWRRRARHAVALLVLLLTAATTGLILLDESKAPFGKRLFTALWDAANLTTTLGDFSEFNERQKLFMLAAMFVTMLVTGFAISSLTGILSGDDVIAYRENRKMEHKFEHLANHVVVVGYRSLGQRIAEKLRGAGETVLVLVADKELADRAAERGHLVILSSPDVFDDALRHARLKDAKALVVTTPDGDANLAVTLMTHSLNRSLRIIAPGENALRKTLLENAGATGVVIGDEILADALMDRLTAHAEATS; the protein is encoded by the coding sequence ATGTGGATCTATCGTGTCGATGAACCGCGTCTTGGCGCGGTTCGGGTGCGTGAATGGAGGCGCCGCGCCCGCCATGCCGTCGCTCTCCTGGTGCTATTGCTCACGGCAGCCACCACAGGGCTCATATTGCTGGACGAATCAAAGGCACCGTTCGGCAAGCGACTATTCACCGCTTTGTGGGACGCGGCCAACCTCACCACTACGCTGGGCGACTTTTCCGAGTTCAACGAGCGCCAGAAGCTGTTCATGCTCGCAGCGATGTTTGTGACGATGCTGGTCACTGGCTTCGCCATATCCAGTCTGACGGGGATTCTGTCTGGCGATGACGTGATCGCATACAGGGAGAACAGGAAAATGGAGCACAAGTTCGAACATCTCGCCAATCATGTGGTCGTCGTGGGATATCGATCTCTCGGGCAACGCATTGCGGAGAAATTGCGGGGCGCGGGCGAAACCGTGTTAGTGCTGGTCGCCGACAAGGAGCTGGCCGACCGGGCAGCGGAACGCGGTCACCTGGTCATTCTCAGCTCACCCGACGTTTTCGACGACGCGCTTCGGCACGCGCGACTCAAGGATGCAAAGGCGCTCGTCGTGACCACGCCCGATGGCGACGCGAATCTGGCTGTCACGCTGATGACGCACTCTCTTAATCGCTCACTGCGGATCATTGCGCCGGGCGAAAACGCCTTGCGAAAGACCCTGTTGGAGAATGCCGGCGCGACGGGCGTTGTCATCGGCGATGAAATTCTCGCCGACGCACTGATGGACAGACTGACGGCACATGCGGAGGCTACATCATGA
- a CDS encoding bestrophin-like domain: MHHLSVALITFACVFCSALLGLYLRTLLPQHHLDDDSIGVVKLATGLIATMAALVLGLLISSAKSSLDMVDASVTRDAANVVLLDRVLVRYGPQTQEIRDMLKQIVARAAGQIASGDPAQLKALQGTEALERAEYLERKLESLSPQNDAQRRLQARAIEMVNDAIAVREMGVLQAAGSTPTALLVTLVLWLCIIFGAFGLFTPANTTVVIALFLGALSTSIAIFLILEMNTPLDGMVTVSMSPMHQALAVLGR, encoded by the coding sequence ATGCACCATCTGAGCGTCGCCCTGATCACATTTGCCTGCGTCTTTTGCAGTGCACTGCTCGGTTTGTATCTGCGTACCTTGCTTCCGCAACACCATCTCGACGACGACTCGATCGGTGTCGTCAAACTGGCGACGGGCCTGATCGCCACGATGGCAGCGCTCGTCCTTGGCTTGCTGATTTCGTCGGCGAAGAGTTCATTGGACATGGTTGACGCCAGCGTGACACGCGATGCCGCCAATGTCGTCCTGCTCGATCGCGTGCTCGTGCGCTATGGGCCGCAAACGCAGGAGATCCGGGACATGCTGAAGCAGATCGTCGCGCGGGCGGCCGGGCAGATAGCGTCAGGCGACCCGGCGCAACTGAAAGCGCTGCAGGGCACTGAGGCGCTGGAGCGCGCAGAATATCTGGAGCGCAAACTCGAGTCCCTCTCGCCGCAAAACGACGCGCAGCGGCGCTTGCAGGCACGCGCGATCGAGATGGTCAACGACGCAATCGCCGTGCGCGAAATGGGCGTTCTGCAGGCAGCGGGCTCGACGCCTACCGCGCTCCTTGTCACCCTTGTGCTGTGGCTCTGCATTATCTTCGGCGCGTTCGGCCTGTTCACGCCCGCGAATACCACGGTTGTAATTGCGTTGTTTCTGGGGGCGCTGTCGACGTCCATCGCGATCTTCCTGATCCTGGAGATGAATACGCCGCTCGATGGGATGGTGACGGTATCGATGTCACCGATGCACCAGGCGCTCGCCGTTCTGGGCCGCTAA
- a CDS encoding ABC transporter substrate-binding protein — protein sequence MNRFSLLAASVSASVLMCGSMSTNAYAAGGEIAVIVKTVNSNYWQNVQKGAKSALGDAKGYTMTFQGPAAESDITAEVNMVENAVNRHVAGIVLAPSDPDALVPAIKKAWEAHIPVVLIDSALSDAGKQYYQSFLSTDNEKAGELCAKALIDRVGQTGKIAVMSYVPGAGSEIGRVGGFRKYIAAHSKLQIVGPYYSQSQMATALNQTTDVLSANPDLKGVFGANEPTAIGMGRALKQTGKAGKLVAIGFDGNQDLQGFVRDGTIQGIAVQGSYQMGYKGIQTVVNVIEHKPAAKDIDTGVVMVDKQNLDSAEAKNVLY from the coding sequence ATGAACAGATTTTCTTTGTTAGCCGCGTCGGTATCGGCGTCGGTCTTGATGTGCGGGTCGATGAGCACGAACGCCTATGCGGCGGGCGGCGAGATTGCGGTGATCGTCAAAACTGTCAATTCGAATTACTGGCAAAACGTGCAGAAAGGCGCGAAGTCCGCACTCGGCGATGCAAAGGGCTATACGATGACCTTCCAGGGCCCGGCTGCCGAATCCGATATCACGGCCGAAGTCAACATGGTCGAGAACGCCGTGAACCGGCACGTCGCAGGCATCGTGCTGGCACCGTCCGATCCAGACGCCCTTGTTCCTGCCATCAAGAAGGCATGGGAGGCACATATCCCCGTCGTGCTGATCGACTCGGCGCTGTCCGATGCAGGCAAGCAGTATTACCAGTCGTTCTTGTCAACCGACAATGAGAAAGCCGGGGAGCTCTGTGCAAAGGCGCTGATCGATCGTGTAGGCCAGACCGGAAAAATTGCCGTCATGTCGTATGTGCCGGGAGCCGGCTCGGAAATTGGGCGTGTCGGCGGCTTCCGCAAATACATCGCGGCACATTCAAAGCTGCAGATCGTCGGCCCGTACTACTCGCAGTCGCAGATGGCGACGGCCCTCAATCAAACGACGGACGTCCTCTCGGCCAATCCTGACCTGAAGGGCGTCTTCGGCGCAAATGAACCCACCGCGATCGGAATGGGGCGCGCGCTCAAACAAACCGGTAAAGCGGGCAAGCTGGTTGCCATCGGATTCGACGGCAACCAGGACCTGCAAGGCTTCGTGCGGGACGGAACGATTCAGGGAATCGCCGTTCAAGGCTCTTATCAGATGGGATACAAGGGCATTCAGACGGTCGTGAACGTTATTGAACACAAGCCCGCAGCCAAGGACATCGATACGGGCGTGGTCATGGTCGACAAGCAAAACCTCGACTCGGCGGAAGCGAAGAACGTCCTTTACTAA
- a CDS encoding sugar ABC transporter ATP-binding protein translates to MTMPRGPSSLACTEGNVAGGDILRLEGIVKRFPGVVALDGIHLDLRAGEVHAICGENGAGKSTLMKIISGQYQPDEGTIRYRGEPVTYRSTSEAQAAGIAIIHQELNLVPHLSVAENLFLAREPKRGPFVDTRKLNADAVRCLARIGLDVSPTALVGTLSIAQQQMVEIAKALSFDARVLIMDEPTSSLTETETVQLFRIIHELRAAGVAILYISHRLDEMAQIVDRVTVLRDGRYISTDDFAALTVNDIVARMVGRSLDDAYPTRQSIPAEEVLLGVHDLRRDGVFGPVSFELRKGEILGFAGLMGAGRTEVARAIFGADGIHGGSIELRGQRVTIRSPREAIRHGIAYLSEDRKQEGLALGMSVAANITLTNVGGVSSRSGFLCFDEEAAVARRYVHELGIRTPSVDQIVRNLSGGNQQKVVIGKWLYRGSKVLFFDEPTRGIDVGAKFAIYGLMDRLAAQGVGVVLISSELPELLGMTDRIAVFHEGRITAVLETKHTSQEEIMHFASGRTHA, encoded by the coding sequence ATGACAATGCCTCGCGGCCCATCGAGCCTCGCTTGCACGGAGGGGAATGTTGCGGGCGGGGACATCCTGCGTCTTGAGGGAATCGTGAAGCGCTTTCCAGGGGTCGTTGCGCTCGACGGGATTCATCTGGACCTTCGGGCGGGCGAAGTCCACGCAATTTGCGGCGAGAACGGAGCCGGCAAATCGACGCTGATGAAAATCATCAGCGGGCAGTACCAGCCAGACGAAGGGACGATCCGGTATCGCGGCGAGCCGGTCACGTATCGCTCGACCTCGGAGGCTCAGGCGGCAGGCATAGCGATCATCCATCAGGAACTCAACCTCGTTCCGCATCTCAGTGTCGCGGAGAATCTCTTTCTGGCACGAGAGCCGAAGCGCGGACCGTTTGTCGATACCCGCAAGCTCAACGCGGATGCGGTGCGGTGCCTGGCTCGGATCGGCCTGGATGTATCGCCGACGGCGTTGGTCGGCACGTTGTCCATTGCGCAACAGCAAATGGTGGAAATCGCCAAGGCGCTTTCGTTCGATGCTCGGGTGCTGATCATGGATGAGCCCACGTCATCGTTGACGGAGACCGAAACCGTCCAGCTGTTTCGCATCATCCACGAGTTGCGCGCGGCCGGTGTCGCGATCCTCTACATCTCGCATCGCCTCGATGAAATGGCGCAGATCGTGGACCGCGTGACGGTCTTGCGCGATGGCCGATACATTTCGACCGACGACTTCGCGGCCCTCACTGTGAACGACATCGTCGCGCGCATGGTGGGGCGTTCGCTCGACGATGCTTACCCCACGCGGCAATCGATCCCGGCAGAAGAGGTGCTGCTTGGTGTGCACGACCTGCGACGCGATGGCGTGTTCGGGCCGGTTTCATTCGAACTGCGCAAGGGAGAAATCCTCGGCTTCGCGGGGCTCATGGGGGCGGGCCGTACCGAGGTTGCCCGAGCGATCTTCGGCGCCGATGGAATCCATGGCGGATCGATCGAGCTCCGCGGCCAGCGCGTGACGATCCGTTCGCCGCGAGAGGCGATTCGCCACGGCATCGCGTACCTCTCCGAGGACCGCAAGCAAGAAGGTCTCGCACTCGGAATGTCGGTCGCGGCGAACATTACGCTGACCAACGTAGGCGGGGTCTCTTCGCGTTCGGGCTTCTTGTGCTTCGATGAAGAGGCCGCGGTCGCACGCCGCTATGTGCACGAACTGGGCATTCGCACGCCCTCCGTCGACCAGATTGTGCGCAACCTGTCCGGGGGAAATCAGCAGAAAGTCGTCATCGGCAAATGGCTGTACCGAGGGTCGAAAGTCTTGTTCTTCGATGAGCCCACTCGCGGTATCGACGTGGGCGCGAAGTTCGCCATTTACGGTCTGATGGACCGGCTCGCTGCGCAAGGCGTGGGCGTCGTGCTGATCAGTTCGGAATTGCCCGAGCTGCTTGGCATGACCGACCGGATCGCTGTTTTTCACGAAGGCCGGATTACGGCCGTACTCGAAACGAAACACACCAGTCAGGAGGAGATCATGCATTTTGCTTCGGGGCGTACCCATGCTTGA
- a CDS encoding PqiC family protein: MKHFCGCITGILLLLSATGCANDLFRSVYKLNSVQPPENLDAGIPLAIVVDYVTIPEVVDRPQLVLGINPSQTRVAEAARWSEPLKVQIANVVAVDMQRLFVDAQVSTIPQATDRPTVRIAINVQTFDSAPGSGAMLVVGWSILTPDSKRVLNGRSLVIRRVNVGGYDALVDAQSQALAAVCVDMAEAIVSAIKKKPQSVDRVFDAMDYQNTLRTRS; encoded by the coding sequence GTGAAGCACTTTTGCGGATGCATTACTGGAATACTGCTTTTGCTGTCAGCAACCGGCTGTGCGAACGACCTCTTTAGAAGCGTCTATAAGCTGAACTCTGTACAACCACCTGAAAATCTCGATGCTGGCATTCCGCTTGCAATCGTCGTCGACTATGTAACCATTCCAGAAGTAGTCGACCGGCCACAGCTCGTGCTCGGCATCAATCCATCGCAAACTCGCGTCGCGGAAGCCGCCCGATGGAGCGAGCCATTGAAAGTTCAGATAGCGAATGTCGTTGCAGTAGATATGCAACGGCTTTTTGTTGATGCCCAGGTGTCCACTATTCCGCAGGCTACTGACCGGCCGACGGTGAGAATCGCCATCAATGTTCAGACTTTCGACTCGGCGCCCGGATCCGGTGCAATGCTTGTCGTGGGTTGGTCAATCCTCACACCAGATTCCAAACGCGTTCTCAATGGGCGCTCTCTCGTCATACGACGGGTGAATGTTGGTGGTTATGACGCGCTAGTCGATGCCCAGAGTCAGGCGCTCGCGGCAGTATGTGTCGATATGGCAGAAGCGATCGTGTCTGCAATTAAAAAGAAGCCGCAGAGTGTCGATCGAGTGTTTGACGCAATGGATTATCAGAATACGTTGCGTACGCGCTCATAA
- a CDS encoding FadR/GntR family transcriptional regulator — translation MKSTEPKRLYQSVATQILALIHQGDFPAGERLPPERELALKLGVSRPSLREALIALEIGGQVEIRMGSGVYVRETSADEAGSVGALGDSPSELMQARAAIEGSVIVLATARMTAAMLDRLRRTVERMRRLAAAGKSPVEADRQFHMLIAEAAGNSVLSRYVGELFDSRHDPIAAAMRGHAESAQTWTSAVQEHELVLKALQSGDPIAAQAAMRSHLMASEDRWMSGALKQGAE, via the coding sequence ATGAAATCGACTGAACCCAAGCGGCTTTACCAATCCGTCGCGACGCAAATCCTCGCGTTGATTCACCAAGGTGACTTCCCGGCTGGAGAACGCCTTCCACCTGAGCGCGAACTGGCACTGAAGCTGGGCGTGTCGCGTCCATCGCTGCGCGAGGCTTTGATCGCACTGGAGATAGGGGGGCAGGTTGAAATCCGCATGGGTTCGGGTGTCTATGTGCGCGAGACCAGCGCAGACGAAGCGGGCTCAGTCGGTGCCCTTGGGGACAGCCCATCGGAATTGATGCAGGCGCGCGCGGCGATCGAGGGGAGCGTCATCGTGCTCGCCACGGCGCGCATGACTGCGGCGATGCTGGACCGGTTGCGCCGCACAGTCGAACGAATGCGAAGGCTTGCGGCGGCGGGGAAATCGCCCGTTGAAGCGGACCGGCAGTTCCACATGTTGATCGCGGAAGCTGCAGGCAATTCCGTGCTCAGCCGATACGTGGGCGAGCTGTTCGACAGTCGCCACGATCCCATCGCTGCCGCCATGCGCGGTCATGCAGAGAGCGCGCAAACATGGACGTCGGCCGTGCAGGAACACGAGCTGGTGCTCAAGGCCTTGCAGTCCGGCGATCCTATCGCGGCGCAAGCGGCAATGCGCTCGCATCTCATGGCTTCCGAGGATCGCTGGATGAGCGGCGCATTAAAGCAAGGCGCGGAATAG
- a CDS encoding sensor domain-containing diguanylate cyclase encodes MTIRESSGLKGAFATLARQTSTPVVVIVGGLIAALVMVGLCALVLYEGRLDALERARSTSGNLALIAERDIERNFELYELSLQAVVDGMNRNDVMALPPRLRNDVLFDRAANAKYLGSVLVLDEAGNIVMDSADVKPRRGSFADRPYFTVQRDHPETGLYISDPYASRLRGGAASIALSRRLSHPDGSFAGVVMIAVNLDYFRNLFAGLSLGTHGAVSLITQRGIMVMRQPYDTHIIGRDISQAETFRRFRAEPQGSFSETASIDGVRRLYYFRNFPSLPLVIMVAEAEQDVYADWRRRAITIGSLMAIFALVFVGLSVMLAAQLRLRIRAEAELAVLARTDALTGLHNRRSLGDILEDEWRRASRTHTPFALLFLDIDRFKAFNDAYGHQAGDAALASVAHCIADNIRRPADKAARYGGEEFVVLLPDTSPAGAALVAEKIRAAISELPIEHGGSEYRRLTASIGLAHWRPGDNADVSALMRAADDALYTAKARGRNVVVTAIALD; translated from the coding sequence GTGACTATCCGTGAGAGTTCAGGACTGAAAGGCGCTTTCGCGACACTGGCGCGCCAAACGTCAACGCCAGTCGTGGTCATTGTGGGCGGCCTGATTGCCGCGTTAGTCATGGTTGGATTATGCGCGCTTGTCCTCTATGAAGGCCGCCTGGACGCGCTCGAAAGGGCCCGCAGTACTTCCGGGAATCTGGCGCTCATCGCCGAGCGCGATATCGAACGCAATTTCGAGCTGTATGAACTGTCGTTGCAGGCAGTCGTGGATGGCATGAATCGCAATGATGTCATGGCGCTGCCGCCGCGATTGCGCAACGACGTGCTGTTCGACCGGGCAGCCAACGCCAAGTATCTTGGCTCCGTCCTTGTGCTGGATGAAGCAGGCAACATCGTGATGGATTCGGCCGATGTAAAACCGCGACGAGGCAGTTTTGCAGACCGGCCATACTTCACGGTACAGCGGGACCATCCGGAAACGGGACTGTACATCAGCGATCCCTACGCGTCACGGCTACGCGGTGGCGCGGCCAGTATTGCTCTGAGCCGCAGGCTATCGCATCCAGACGGCTCTTTTGCGGGCGTCGTTATGATCGCCGTGAATCTCGATTATTTTCGCAATCTTTTTGCGGGACTGTCGCTTGGCACACACGGAGCTGTCTCGCTCATCACCCAGCGCGGCATCATGGTCATGCGGCAACCTTACGATACCCACATCATTGGCCGCGACATCAGCCAGGCCGAGACATTCAGACGCTTTCGCGCTGAACCACAAGGCAGCTTCAGCGAAACGGCGTCGATAGATGGTGTGCGGCGTCTTTACTACTTCCGAAATTTTCCAAGCCTTCCATTGGTGATCATGGTGGCCGAGGCGGAACAGGACGTTTATGCCGACTGGCGTCGCCGCGCCATCACGATAGGCTCATTGATGGCCATATTCGCGCTCGTCTTCGTCGGGCTGTCCGTGATGCTCGCCGCGCAGTTGCGGCTTCGCATACGGGCAGAGGCCGAGCTGGCAGTGCTGGCGCGCACCGATGCACTGACCGGGCTGCACAATCGCCGGTCACTTGGCGACATACTCGAAGACGAATGGCGGCGAGCCAGCCGCACACATACCCCGTTCGCGCTGCTTTTCCTGGACATCGATCGCTTCAAGGCATTCAACGATGCATATGGCCATCAAGCCGGTGATGCAGCGCTCGCGAGCGTTGCCCATTGCATCGCTGACAACATACGACGTCCTGCCGACAAGGCCGCGCGGTACGGCGGCGAAGAGTTCGTCGTCTTGTTACCCGACACGTCCCCAGCGGGCGCCGCGCTTGTTGCCGAGAAAATCCGGGCCGCCATCTCCGAACTTCCTATCGAACACGGCGGCAGCGAGTACCGTCGACTCACCGCAAGCATCGGCCTGGCACACTGGCGGCCAGGAGACAACGCGGATGTCAGCGCCCTGATGCGGGCAGCAGACGATGCGCTTTACACCGCAAAAGCAAGGGGCCGCAACGTGGTCGTAACGGCCATTGCTCTGGACTAG
- a CDS encoding ABC transporter permease, which translates to MLEMTSDRGQVADRSAKQRRRDLIQKFAALGSLVALVIAFSVASAAFFSVGNMMTVSLQVTSIAYLGVAATCVIITGGIDLSVGSVLALAGVSAALLTKAGLPVPVAMLCGVLVGSLCGYVNGICVTRMGLPPFIATLGMMLVARGVALQITGARPVSDLSDAFGALGNGAFFRISHIGADGFPDTTFPGIPYPVVIMIVLFVAGAILLSKTSLGRHIYAVGSNAEAARLSGVNVRGVTLFTYVLSGALAGVTGCVLMSRLVTGQPNEGVMYELDAIASAVIGGTSLMGGVGTISGTAIGAFVIGVLRNGLNMNGVSSFIQQIIIGVVILGTVWIDQLRSRKR; encoded by the coding sequence ATGCTTGAAATGACATCTGATCGCGGTCAGGTCGCCGATCGCTCGGCCAAACAGCGGCGTCGCGACCTCATCCAGAAGTTCGCAGCATTGGGCAGTCTGGTGGCGCTTGTTATTGCGTTCTCGGTTGCCAGCGCGGCGTTCTTTTCGGTCGGCAACATGATGACCGTGAGCCTGCAGGTGACGTCGATTGCGTACCTCGGTGTGGCCGCCACTTGCGTCATCATCACGGGCGGGATCGACCTGTCGGTCGGCTCGGTCCTTGCGCTTGCTGGCGTTTCAGCTGCGCTACTCACGAAAGCGGGCCTGCCGGTGCCCGTCGCGATGCTGTGCGGTGTGCTTGTGGGATCGCTGTGCGGCTACGTCAACGGCATCTGCGTCACCCGCATGGGCTTGCCACCTTTCATCGCGACGCTCGGCATGATGCTCGTCGCACGAGGTGTTGCACTGCAGATCACGGGCGCACGACCGGTCTCGGATTTGAGCGACGCGTTCGGCGCGCTTGGCAATGGCGCTTTCTTTCGCATCTCCCACATCGGCGCCGACGGTTTTCCCGATACGACCTTTCCGGGAATTCCCTACCCGGTCGTCATCATGATCGTGTTGTTCGTCGCAGGCGCCATCCTGCTATCGAAAACATCGCTCGGCCGCCACATTTATGCCGTCGGCTCGAACGCCGAGGCGGCGCGCCTCTCGGGTGTCAACGTCCGCGGTGTGACGCTGTTCACCTATGTGCTCTCCGGTGCATTGGCCGGCGTAACCGGCTGTGTGTTGATGTCCCGTCTCGTGACGGGGCAACCGAACGAAGGCGTCATGTACGAACTCGATGCCATCGCGAGTGCGGTAATCGGCGGAACCTCGCTCATGGGCGGCGTGGGCACGATCTCGGGCACGGCCATCGGTGCGTTCGTCATTGGAGTCCTGCGTAACGGTCTGAATATGAATGGAGTATCGAGCTTTATCCAGCAGATCATCATCGGCGTCGTGATTTTAGGCACCGTATGGATCGATCAGTTGCGAAGCCGCAAGCGGTAA
- a CDS encoding aldo/keto reductase — protein sequence MTQASEIRTLPRSGLELTALGLGCSQLGGLYRPMTSAEATALVDAAWSAGLRYFDTAPYYGYTLSERRVGQALASRPRHALSLSTKVGRLMRPDASVRPGDDGWAEPLPFKPQFDYSYGGIMRSYEDSQQRLGMAQIDILYVHDIGKMTHRESNAQYWAQLTVGGGFRALDELRASGAVGAIGVGVNEWEIAADAMNEAGLDVILLAGRYTLLEQSALKPLLDVCSLAGTAIVVGGVFNSGVLAGNGMFNYADAPREVVEKVGRLTALCERFDVPLPAAALQFPFAHRAVVSCVVGARGVAQLQQNIAWLELAIPAQFWRALSDEGLIAADAPVPEGLA from the coding sequence ATGACCCAAGCTAGCGAAATACGAACCTTGCCGCGCAGCGGGCTTGAACTGACGGCGCTGGGCCTCGGTTGCTCTCAATTGGGCGGCTTGTATCGCCCGATGACAAGCGCGGAAGCGACGGCGCTCGTCGATGCTGCATGGTCGGCAGGTCTGCGCTACTTCGATACGGCGCCGTACTACGGCTACACGCTTTCGGAGCGGCGCGTGGGCCAGGCGCTCGCTAGCCGCCCGCGTCATGCACTTTCGTTGAGTACCAAGGTCGGCCGTCTGATGAGGCCCGATGCGAGCGTGCGGCCCGGCGACGACGGTTGGGCCGAACCGCTGCCGTTCAAGCCGCAATTCGACTACAGCTACGGCGGCATCATGCGCTCGTACGAGGATAGCCAACAGCGGCTTGGCATGGCGCAGATCGACATCCTCTACGTGCATGACATCGGCAAGATGACGCACCGCGAGAGCAACGCACAATACTGGGCTCAACTCACGGTGGGCGGCGGATTTCGTGCGCTCGACGAGTTGCGCGCGAGTGGCGCGGTGGGTGCGATAGGGGTGGGCGTGAATGAGTGGGAAATCGCCGCCGATGCGATGAACGAGGCCGGCCTGGACGTCATCCTGCTTGCAGGGCGCTACACGCTGCTCGAACAGTCCGCGCTCAAGCCGCTGCTCGACGTTTGCTCGCTTGCGGGGACAGCGATTGTTGTCGGCGGTGTGTTCAATTCCGGCGTGCTGGCCGGCAACGGCATGTTCAACTATGCCGATGCGCCTCGCGAAGTGGTCGAGAAGGTCGGCCGGCTCACTGCATTATGCGAGCGTTTTGACGTCCCCCTCCCAGCGGCCGCACTCCAATTCCCGTTTGCGCACCGTGCTGTCGTGTCCTGTGTCGTAGGTGCGCGCGGCGTTGCGCAGTTGCAGCAAAACATCGCGTGGCTCGAGCTGGCCATACCCGCGCAGTTCTGGCGCGCATTGAGCGATGAGGGACTCATCGCTGCAGACGCCCCTGTTCCCGAGGGGCTGGCATGA
- a CDS encoding DUF3313 domain-containing protein produces MRNMTLSGASAIAVAAVLVAGCASNNTPTKSEYSGFLGDYSNLQQTQDAKGETFLRYINPKLTPANYSAVIVEPISMYPKAEPTEQLSQATIDQVRSYATTCLTQSMASKVRVVQAPGPGVLRLQVAITGVASTAEGLKPYQVVPMAFVATMAVNSIAGAPQQAKLLVEARGTDSVSGDVLAKVVRTHTGEKLGRVASNEPVITFESVKPIMDDWCDTVSKSVSQYIKPR; encoded by the coding sequence ATGCGAAATATGACCTTGTCTGGGGCGTCTGCGATAGCAGTCGCAGCTGTACTCGTTGCCGGATGCGCAAGCAACAATACGCCGACGAAATCTGAATACTCGGGTTTTCTCGGCGACTATTCGAATCTGCAGCAAACGCAGGATGCCAAAGGCGAGACATTCCTCAGGTACATCAACCCGAAGTTGACCCCGGCCAATTACAGCGCCGTCATTGTCGAGCCGATTTCGATGTATCCGAAAGCCGAACCGACGGAACAACTGAGTCAGGCAACGATCGATCAGGTGCGCAGCTACGCGACCACTTGTCTGACCCAGTCAATGGCTTCAAAGGTCCGGGTCGTCCAGGCGCCCGGCCCAGGCGTGCTCCGGTTGCAGGTCGCCATAACGGGCGTTGCGAGCACGGCGGAGGGGCTCAAGCCTTACCAGGTTGTGCCCATGGCTTTTGTCGCCACGATGGCGGTCAACTCTATAGCAGGTGCACCGCAACAGGCGAAGCTGCTGGTCGAGGCGCGCGGCACGGACAGCGTGTCAGGCGACGTCCTCGCCAAAGTGGTACGCACCCATACGGGAGAGAAACTGGGGCGGGTCGCATCGAACGAACCCGTGATTACCTTCGAGTCAGTCAAACCGATCATGGACGACTGGTGTGACACGGTTTCCAAATCCGTATCGCAATACATAAAGCCTCGATAG